Genomic window (Spirosoma sp. KCTC 42546):
TTATGATGCCTATTAACGCGGGTATGCGCCGTGGGATGGGCAAAGAAGAAGAGGGAACACAAATCACGGTTACCCTTGAGCTGGACACGGACCCCTTGCCGCAATCTGCCGACCTGCTCGACTGCCTGGAGGATGACCCGGCCGCATTGGCCCATTTCCGGAAACTAAGCCCGAGTCACCAGAATTACTTCAGCAACTGGATTGAAGACGCCAAAACGATCGAAACCAAAACCAAACGACTGACGCAGGCCGTCACGGGCTTGTCTATGGGCATGGATTTTGGTCAGATGATCCGGCACTCTAAGAAGAAGGAGTAATGGGTTTGAAGAT
Coding sequences:
- a CDS encoding YdeI/OmpD-associated family protein, encoding MPTFTTILQKFGEKGDKTRWTYIEIPLAISDELKPGQKKAFRVKGTLDNHPIKLVSLLPMGRSLNPDGGFMMPINAGMRRGMGKEEEGTQITVTLELDTDPLPQSADLLDCLEDDPAALAHFRKLSPSHQNYFSNWIEDAKTIETKTKRLTQAVTGLSMGMDFGQMIRHSKKKE